In Alloyangia pacifica, the following proteins share a genomic window:
- a CDS encoding NUDIX hydrolase, with protein sequence MTARYGEPPESGRRYTLRPGAYAILPRNGAVLVTHQADPWPEYQLPGGGIDAGESPIAALHREVYEETGWKIAQPRRLGAFRRFTYMPEYDLWAEKLCIIYAAHPVRPLGAPSEPGHQAVWMDPVLASEILGNPGDRDFLRRVLG encoded by the coding sequence ATGACTGCAAGATACGGCGAGCCGCCCGAATCCGGGCGCAGGTATACCCTCCGCCCCGGGGCCTATGCAATCTTGCCGCGAAACGGGGCAGTGCTGGTCACCCATCAGGCAGATCCCTGGCCCGAGTACCAACTGCCCGGCGGCGGCATCGACGCGGGCGAGTCGCCGATCGCGGCGCTGCACCGCGAGGTCTACGAGGAAACCGGCTGGAAGATCGCTCAGCCGCGTCGTCTCGGGGCCTTCCGCCGCTTCACCTACATGCCCGAATACGATCTATGGGCCGAGAAGCTCTGCATCATCTACGCCGCCCACCCGGTCCGGCCGCTCGGTGCGCCCAGCGAGCCCGGCCACCAGGCGGTATGGATGGACCCGGTGCTGGCCTCAGAGATCCTCGGCAACCCGGGCGACCGCGACTTCCTGCGCCGCGTTCTGGGCTGA
- a CDS encoding PP2C family protein-serine/threonine phosphatase — MIPNTAESFEPNWGRAPIRRVLVVDDSPLQLKILSSMLQRWGLEVSQAQSGAEALLLCAEMRPDAVLSDWMMPGMDGLEFCRLFRAQCGDRYGYFILLTSKSDKAEIARGLDAGADDFLTKPVNASELRARINAGARILQMQRQLSATLGQLQEAYDAVDRDLQQARTIQQALVPRRNRRIGTSQVSLLLKPCGHVGGDLVGSFSHCERSVGVYSIDVSGHGITSALMTARIAGLLGGDFPDQNIALERIVHGTLFRPPEEVARRLNERLAADPGVAEYLTMAYAVADLDSGKVELVQAGHPPPLLLRAGGGAEFIGKGGLPVGLIPGARYERLRLQMRPGDRLLLYSDGLTEALMPDGTQLDLAGLRALAPEVQGQGTEYLDDLFWRVTQRMRSGAQLEDDVSAALLEFGGI, encoded by the coding sequence GTGATCCCGAACACGGCCGAGAGTTTCGAACCAAACTGGGGGCGGGCCCCGATCCGGCGCGTGTTGGTCGTGGATGACAGTCCGCTGCAACTGAAGATCCTCTCGTCGATGCTGCAGCGTTGGGGGCTCGAGGTGTCGCAGGCGCAGAGCGGTGCCGAGGCGCTGCTGCTCTGCGCCGAGATGCGCCCCGATGCGGTGCTTTCCGACTGGATGATGCCCGGGATGGACGGGCTGGAGTTCTGCCGCCTGTTCCGCGCCCAATGCGGCGATCGCTATGGCTATTTCATCCTGCTCACCAGCAAGAGCGACAAGGCCGAGATTGCCCGCGGGCTCGACGCGGGGGCGGATGATTTCCTCACCAAGCCGGTGAACGCCAGCGAACTGCGGGCGCGGATCAACGCCGGGGCGCGGATCCTGCAGATGCAGCGTCAGCTCTCGGCGACTCTCGGGCAGCTGCAAGAGGCCTATGACGCCGTGGACCGCGACCTGCAGCAGGCCCGCACCATCCAGCAGGCGCTGGTGCCGCGCCGCAATCGGCGCATCGGCACCTCGCAGGTGAGCCTGCTGCTCAAGCCCTGCGGCCATGTGGGCGGCGATCTGGTGGGCAGCTTCTCGCATTGCGAGCGCAGCGTCGGGGTCTACAGCATCGACGTGTCGGGGCACGGTATCACCTCGGCGCTGATGACCGCGCGGATCGCCGGGCTGCTGGGTGGCGACTTTCCCGATCAGAACATCGCGCTCGAGAGGATCGTGCACGGGACGCTCTTCCGTCCGCCCGAGGAGGTCGCGCGGCGGCTCAACGAGCGTTTGGCGGCGGACCCGGGCGTGGCGGAGTATCTGACCATGGCCTATGCCGTGGCCGATCTCGATTCCGGCAAGGTCGAGCTGGTGCAGGCGGGACACCCGCCGCCGCTGCTGCTGCGCGCCGGTGGCGGGGCCGAGTTCATCGGGAAGGGCGGCTTGCCGGTCGGGCTGATCCCCGGCGCGCGCTACGAGCGGCTGCGGCTGCAGATGCGCCCCGGCGACCGGCTGCTGCTCTATTCCGACGGGCTGACCGAGGCGCTGATGCCCGATGGCACGCAGCTTGATCTTGCAGGGCTGCGGGCGCTGGCGCCCGAGGTGCAGGGACAGGGCACCGAGTATCTCGACGATCTCTTCTGGCGGGTCACCCAGCGCATGCGCAGCGGCGCGCAGCTGGAGGATGATGTGTCGGCCGCGCTGCTGGAATTCGGCGGGATTTGA
- a CDS encoding Hpt domain-containing protein has product MTEAPTSPATRSPESEPGGLLIDWHRVAELRNEIGAEHFDEVVALFLTEVQATLDRLPTHPGSLQELSEQLHFLKGSTLNLGFERLSALCEAGELAITAGLGAPLDPELLRRCYARSREEFLAQLPELRAA; this is encoded by the coding sequence ATGACCGAAGCCCCGACATCCCCCGCGACGCGCTCCCCCGAATCAGAGCCGGGTGGCCTGCTCATCGACTGGCACAGGGTGGCCGAGCTGCGCAACGAGATCGGGGCAGAGCATTTCGACGAGGTGGTCGCGCTCTTCCTGACCGAGGTGCAGGCCACGCTCGACCGCCTGCCTACGCATCCCGGGTCTCTGCAGGAACTCTCCGAACAGCTGCATTTCCTCAAGGGCAGCACGCTCAATCTCGGCTTCGAGCGGCTCTCGGCCCTTTGCGAGGCCGGGGAACTGGCGATCACCGCCGGGCTCGGCGCGCCGCTTGATCCCGAGCTGCTGCGCCGCTGCTACGCCCGCTCACGCGAGGAATTTCTCGCACAGTTGCCCGAGCTTCGCGCCGCCTGA
- the ilvA gene encoding threonine ammonia-lyase IlvA: MDDFLAHARAATQEMRSVFPETPLLRNDHLSAIFGADIWLKREDLSPVRSYKLRGAFNAMRKRPEVETFVAASAGNHAQGVAYMCRQFGKTGVIFMPVTTPQQKIQKTRMFGGENVEIRLVGDYFDECLSAAQDYCAEIGGHFLSPFDDEDVIEGQATVAVEIEAQLGRVPDHLVIPVGGGGLGSGLLSYFGTASQYTFVEPLGGACLRAALEAGKPVTLPSVNTFADGAAVARIGAKTFEVLKGVGVANTLAVNEDRLCTTILEMLNVEGVVLEPAGALSIDALKDLGQSIRGKTVVCITSGGNFDFERLPEVKERAQRYSGVKKYFILRLPQRPGALKDFLNFLGPEDDIARFEYLKKSARNFGSVLIGIETADPANFDRLFSDLDAHGYAYRDITDDEVLAQFVI, encoded by the coding sequence ATGGATGATTTTCTCGCTCACGCCCGCGCCGCCACGCAAGAGATGCGCTCGGTCTTTCCCGAGACGCCGCTTCTGCGCAACGATCACCTTTCGGCGATTTTCGGCGCCGACATCTGGCTCAAGCGCGAGGATCTGAGCCCGGTGCGCAGCTACAAGCTGCGCGGCGCCTTCAATGCCATGCGCAAGCGTCCCGAGGTCGAGACCTTCGTTGCCGCCAGCGCCGGCAACCACGCGCAGGGCGTCGCCTACATGTGCCGGCAGTTCGGCAAGACCGGGGTGATCTTCATGCCGGTGACCACGCCGCAGCAGAAGATCCAAAAGACCCGCATGTTCGGCGGCGAGAATGTCGAGATCCGCCTTGTCGGAGACTATTTCGACGAATGCCTCAGCGCCGCGCAGGACTATTGCGCCGAGATCGGCGGGCATTTCCTGTCGCCCTTCGACGATGAGGACGTGATCGAGGGGCAGGCCACCGTGGCGGTGGAGATCGAGGCGCAACTCGGCCGGGTTCCGGACCATCTGGTGATCCCGGTGGGCGGTGGCGGGCTTGGCTCGGGGCTGCTGAGCTATTTCGGCACGGCGAGCCAATACACCTTTGTCGAGCCGCTGGGCGGCGCCTGCCTGCGCGCCGCGCTCGAGGCGGGCAAGCCGGTGACCTTGCCATCGGTGAACACTTTCGCAGATGGGGCGGCGGTCGCGCGGATCGGGGCCAAAACCTTCGAGGTGCTGAAGGGCGTCGGGGTGGCGAACACGCTGGCGGTGAACGAGGACCGGCTCTGCACCACCATTCTCGAGATGCTGAACGTCGAGGGCGTGGTGCTCGAGCCCGCCGGGGCGCTGTCGATCGACGCGTTGAAGGATCTCGGACAGTCGATCCGAGGCAAAACCGTGGTCTGCATCACCTCGGGCGGCAATTTCGACTTCGAACGTCTGCCGGAGGTGAAGGAGCGGGCGCAGCGCTACTCGGGGGTGAAAAAATACTTCATCCTGAGGCTGCCACAGCGGCCCGGGGCGCTGAAGGATTTCCTGAACTTCCTTGGACCGGAGGATGATATCGCGCGGTTCGAATACCTGAAGAAATCGGCGCGCAACTTCGGGTCGGTGCTTATCGGGATCGAAACCGCGGATCCGGCGAATTTCGACCGGCTTTTCAGCGATCTTGATGCCCATGGATATGCCTATCGTGACATCACCGACGACGAGGTGCTGGCGCAATTCGTGATCTGA
- a CDS encoding argininosuccinate synthase: MSAPKKVVLAYSGGLDTSIILKWLQTEYGCEVVTFTADLGQGEELEPARAKAEMLGVSKVYIEDLREEFVRDFVFPMFRANALYEGLYLLGTSIARPLISKRLVEIAAAEGADAVAHGATGKGNDQVRFELAAYALNPDIKVIAPWRLWDLTSRTRLLEFAEQNQIPVAKDKRGEAPFSVDANLLHTSSEGKVLENPAEEAPEYVLQRSVPVEQAPNEPEYVEVTFEKGDAVAINGEAMSPATILTKLNELGGKHGIGVLDLVENRFVGMKSRGIYETPGGTILLEAHRGIEQITLDSGAGHLKDSIMPRYAELIYNGFWFSPEREMLQALIDKSQEHVSGTVRLKLYKGSARTVARWSDESLYSEAHVTFEDDAGAYDQQDAAGFIQLNALRLKLLAARKRRLNG, from the coding sequence ATGTCCGCGCCCAAGAAAGTCGTCCTGGCCTATTCCGGGGGCCTCGACACCTCGATCATCCTGAAGTGGCTCCAGACCGAATACGGCTGCGAGGTCGTCACCTTCACCGCCGACCTCGGCCAGGGTGAAGAGCTCGAACCGGCCCGCGCCAAGGCAGAAATGCTCGGTGTGTCGAAAGTCTATATCGAGGATCTGCGCGAAGAATTCGTGCGCGATTTCGTTTTCCCGATGTTCCGCGCCAATGCCCTTTACGAAGGGCTCTACCTGCTTGGCACCTCGATCGCCCGTCCGCTGATCTCGAAGCGGCTGGTCGAGATCGCCGCGGCCGAGGGCGCCGACGCGGTGGCCCATGGCGCGACCGGCAAGGGCAACGACCAGGTGCGTTTCGAACTGGCCGCCTATGCGCTGAACCCCGACATCAAGGTGATCGCACCCTGGCGCCTCTGGGACCTGACCTCGCGCACCCGTCTTCTGGAGTTCGCCGAGCAGAACCAGATCCCCGTCGCCAAGGACAAGCGCGGCGAGGCGCCCTTCTCGGTCGACGCCAACCTTCTGCACACCTCTTCCGAGGGCAAGGTGCTTGAGAACCCCGCCGAGGAAGCGCCCGAATACGTTCTGCAGCGCTCCGTTCCCGTCGAGCAGGCTCCAAACGAGCCGGAATACGTCGAGGTGACCTTCGAGAAGGGTGACGCCGTGGCGATCAACGGCGAGGCCATGTCGCCCGCGACGATCCTCACCAAGCTCAACGAGCTTGGCGGCAAGCACGGCATCGGTGTTCTCGATCTTGTTGAGAACCGCTTCGTGGGCATGAAGTCGCGCGGCATCTACGAGACCCCGGGCGGCACGATCCTGCTGGAAGCGCACCGCGGCATTGAGCAGATCACGCTCGACAGCGGCGCCGGCCACCTCAAAGACTCGATCATGCCGCGCTATGCCGAGCTGATCTACAACGGCTTCTGGTTCTCGCCCGAGCGCGAGATGCTGCAGGCCCTCATCGACAAGAGCCAGGAGCATGTCAGCGGCACCGTCCGCCTGAAGCTCTACAAGGGCTCGGCCCGTACCGTGGCGCGCTGGTCGGATGAATCGCTCTACTCCGAGGCGCATGTCACCTTCGAGGATGACGCCGGCGCCTATGACCAGCAGGACGCGGCGGGCTTCATCCAGCTCAACGCCCTGCGCCTGAAGCTGCTGGCCGCACGGAAACGCCGCCTTAACGGCTGA
- a CDS encoding DUF1810 domain-containing protein gives MAELQEFLDAQAQVWPQVVRELQAGQKVSHWIWWVFPQLETLGRSARARHFGLRDAEQARVYLAHPVLGTRLAEASGWLLDHPGRSPEAMLGPVDALKVRSSMTLFEAVPGAPEVFSQVLERLYGGSRCPVTRAALQGEP, from the coding sequence ATGGCCGAACTACAGGAATTTCTCGACGCGCAGGCGCAGGTCTGGCCGCAGGTCGTGCGCGAATTGCAGGCCGGGCAGAAGGTGAGCCATTGGATCTGGTGGGTCTTTCCGCAGCTCGAGACGCTCGGCCGCTCGGCGCGCGCTCGGCATTTCGGACTGCGCGATGCCGAGCAGGCCCGGGTCTATCTCGCGCATCCGGTGCTGGGGACGCGGCTGGCCGAGGCCTCGGGCTGGCTGCTGGATCACCCGGGGCGGAGCCCCGAGGCAATGCTCGGCCCGGTGGATGCGCTGAAGGTGCGCTCGAGCATGACGCTCTTCGAGGCGGTGCCCGGCGCGCCAGAGGTGTTTTCGCAGGTGCTGGAGCGCCTCTACGGTGGGAGCCGCTGCCCAGTCACGCGCGCGGCATTGCAGGGCGAACCCTGA
- the msrA gene encoding peptide-methionine (S)-S-oxide reductase MsrA produces MKHHVSGLFLAALSLFGAASPAAAETRELIFAGGCFWCVEADFEKVTGVREAISGYTGGALANPSYKQVSRGGTGHYEAVRILYDDSRVSAEDLYALFFRSIDPTDAGGQFCDRGDSYRTAIFANGPAQKRAAMAAKAQAQAALGQTIVTPVLQASRFWPAEAEHQDYYKGTGLVLTRFGPLKQSSAYKRYRDACGRDARVRALWGSAAAFAGG; encoded by the coding sequence ATGAAACACCATGTTTCGGGACTGTTCCTGGCCGCGTTGAGCCTATTTGGCGCGGCCTCGCCCGCGGCTGCGGAGACGCGCGAGCTCATCTTCGCCGGCGGCTGCTTCTGGTGCGTCGAGGCGGACTTCGAGAAGGTCACCGGCGTGCGCGAGGCAATCTCGGGGTACACCGGCGGCGCGCTGGCGAACCCCAGCTACAAGCAGGTCAGCCGCGGTGGCACCGGCCATTACGAGGCAGTGCGCATCCTCTACGACGACAGCCGCGTTTCGGCCGAAGACCTCTATGCGCTGTTCTTCCGATCCATCGACCCCACCGACGCAGGCGGGCAGTTCTGCGACCGCGGGGACAGCTACCGCACGGCGATTTTCGCCAATGGTCCGGCGCAGAAACGCGCGGCGATGGCAGCCAAGGCGCAGGCGCAGGCGGCGCTTGGGCAGACCATCGTCACCCCGGTTCTGCAGGCGAGCCGCTTCTGGCCCGCCGAGGCCGAGCATCAGGATTATTACAAGGGCACGGGGCTCGTGCTGACCCGCTTCGGGCCGCTGAAGCAATCCTCGGCCTACAAGCGCTATCGTGACGCCTGCGGGCGGGATGCGCGGGTTCGGGCGCTCTGGGGCAGCGCCGCGGCCTTCGCCGGGGGATGA
- a CDS encoding ribokinase: MAIYNLGSINADMTYRVPHLLAPGETLATSSLTRGLGGKGANMSVAAARAGAQVRHLGAVGDDGRWAIERLTEYGVDTRQIAVLSEATGHAIIMLDAEAENCILIYPGANRALSVERIETGLAEALPEDIFVFQNETNAQREAAELASARGLRVAYAAAPFDADAVTLVLPLLDLLVLNEIEAAQLEKATGQGIDSIPVRDVVVTLGARGCRWINTDSRQTRDFAALPVTPVDTTGAGDTFTGYLLAGLDRGLPMVTSIEMAQRAAAIMVTRQGTADVIPDLKDVTEYRF; this comes from the coding sequence ATGGCGATCTACAACCTCGGGTCCATCAACGCGGACATGACCTATCGCGTGCCGCACCTTCTGGCGCCGGGCGAGACGCTGGCCACCAGCTCGCTGACCCGCGGGCTGGGCGGCAAGGGCGCCAACATGTCGGTCGCCGCAGCGCGGGCCGGGGCACAGGTGCGCCATCTCGGGGCGGTGGGCGACGATGGGCGCTGGGCGATCGAGCGGCTCACGGAATACGGCGTCGACACGCGGCAGATCGCGGTGCTCTCCGAGGCCACGGGCCATGCCATCATCATGCTCGATGCCGAGGCCGAGAACTGCATCCTGATCTACCCCGGCGCCAACCGCGCGCTTTCGGTCGAGCGCATCGAGACCGGGCTGGCCGAGGCTTTACCCGAGGACATCTTCGTCTTCCAGAACGAGACCAACGCGCAGCGCGAGGCGGCCGAGCTGGCCTCGGCGCGCGGGCTGCGCGTGGCCTATGCCGCCGCGCCCTTCGATGCCGATGCGGTTACGCTGGTGCTGCCGCTTCTCGATCTGCTGGTGCTGAACGAGATCGAGGCCGCGCAGCTCGAGAAGGCAACCGGGCAGGGCATCGACAGCATCCCGGTGCGCGACGTGGTGGTGACGCTCGGTGCCCGCGGCTGCCGCTGGATCAACACGGATTCGCGCCAAACCCGCGATTTCGCAGCCTTGCCGGTGACCCCCGTGGATACCACCGGCGCGGGCGACACATTCACCGGCTACCTGCTCGCGGGTCTCGATCGGGGTCTGCCCATGGTCACCTCGATCGAGATGGCGCAGCGCGCCGCCGCGATCATGGTCACCCGCCAAGGCACCGCCGACGTCATCCCCGATCTCAAGGATGTCACCGAGTACCGCTTCTGA
- a CDS encoding NADP-dependent malic enzyme: MTKTKFTREEALAFHLDPIPGKWEVQATVPMTTQRDLSLAYSPGVAVPCEEIAAHPELAYDYTNKGNLVAVISNGTAVLGLGNLGALGSKPVMEGKSVLFKRFADVNSIDIELDTEDPEEFIKACKLMGPTFGGINLEDIKAPECFIIEQRLKEEMDIPVFHDDQHGTAVICAAGLINALHLSGKKIEDVRIVLNGAGAAGIACLELLKSMGAQHDNCIMCDTKGVIYQGRTEGMNQWKSAHAANTKLRTLEEAMVGADVFLGVSAKGAVTQDMVKSMADNPVIFAMANPDPEITPEEAHEVRVDAIVATGRSDYPNQVNNVLGFPYLFRGALDIHARAINDEMKIACARALAELAREDVPDEVALAYGKSLTFGRDYIIPTPFDPRLIHRIPPAVARAGMDTGAARRPIIDMEAYEAGLRGRMDPTASVLRGINNRARAAQSRMIFAEGDDPRVLRAAVMYQRNGFGKAIVVGREADVKEKLEASGLADAVREIKVVNAANTEHLETYKEFLYQRLQRKGYDRQDVHRLAARDRHVFAALMLAHGHGDGLITGATRKSAHVLEAINHVFDADTQHGAAGVTAIMHKGRIVLISDTLVHEWPEEEDLANIAERAAGIARHLGLEPRVAFVSFSTFGYPVSERASKMHRAPVILDQRGVDFEYEGEMTVDVALNRKAQENYPFQRLTGPANILVVPARHSASISVKLMQEMGGATVIGPILAGVDSSIQICSTTMTANDILNMAVLAACKVG, encoded by the coding sequence ATGACAAAAACAAAATTCACTCGTGAAGAGGCGCTTGCCTTCCACCTCGATCCGATCCCCGGCAAATGGGAGGTCCAGGCCACGGTCCCGATGACCACCCAGCGCGACCTGTCACTGGCCTATTCCCCCGGCGTGGCTGTCCCCTGCGAGGAAATCGCCGCCCACCCCGAGCTGGCTTACGACTACACCAACAAGGGCAACCTCGTTGCGGTGATCTCGAACGGCACGGCGGTGCTCGGCCTCGGCAATCTCGGCGCGCTCGGCAGCAAGCCGGTGATGGAGGGCAAGTCGGTGCTCTTCAAGCGCTTCGCCGACGTGAACTCGATCGACATCGAGCTCGACACTGAGGATCCCGAGGAGTTCATCAAGGCCTGCAAGCTGATGGGCCCCACCTTCGGCGGCATCAACCTCGAAGATATCAAGGCGCCCGAATGCTTCATCATCGAGCAGCGCCTGAAGGAAGAGATGGACATCCCGGTCTTCCACGACGACCAGCACGGCACGGCGGTGATCTGCGCCGCGGGCCTGATCAACGCGCTGCACCTTTCGGGCAAGAAGATCGAGGACGTGCGGATCGTCCTCAACGGCGCAGGGGCGGCGGGCATCGCCTGCCTCGAGCTGCTGAAGTCCATGGGTGCGCAGCATGACAACTGCATCATGTGCGACACCAAGGGCGTGATCTACCAGGGCCGCACCGAGGGCATGAACCAGTGGAAGTCGGCCCATGCGGCCAACACCAAGCTGCGCACCCTCGAGGAAGCGATGGTTGGCGCGGATGTTTTCCTTGGTGTCTCGGCCAAGGGCGCGGTCACCCAGGACATGGTCAAGAGCATGGCCGACAACCCGGTGATCTTCGCCATGGCGAACCCCGATCCCGAGATCACCCCGGAAGAGGCGCATGAGGTCCGCGTCGACGCGATCGTCGCCACCGGCCGCTCTGACTACCCCAACCAGGTGAACAACGTCCTTGGTTTCCCCTATCTGTTCCGCGGCGCGCTCGACATCCACGCCCGGGCGATCAACGACGAGATGAAGATCGCCTGCGCCCGCGCGCTGGCCGAACTGGCGCGCGAGGACGTGCCCGACGAAGTGGCGCTGGCCTATGGCAAGTCGCTGACCTTCGGCCGCGACTACATCATCCCCACGCCCTTTGACCCGCGCCTCATCCACCGCATCCCGCCCGCCGTGGCGCGCGCGGGCATGGACACTGGCGCCGCGCGTCGTCCGATCATCGACATGGAGGCCTATGAGGCCGGGCTGCGCGGCCGCATGGACCCGACCGCCTCGGTGCTGCGCGGCATCAACAACCGCGCCCGCGCCGCGCAATCGCGGATGATCTTCGCCGAGGGCGACGATCCGCGCGTGCTGCGCGCCGCGGTCATGTACCAGCGCAACGGCTTCGGCAAGGCGATCGTCGTCGGCCGCGAGGCGGACGTGAAGGAGAAGCTCGAGGCCAGCGGCCTCGCCGACGCGGTGCGCGAGATCAAGGTGGTGAACGCCGCCAACACCGAGCATCTCGAGACCTACAAGGAATTCCTTTACCAGCGCCTGCAGCGCAAGGGCTACGACCGTCAGGACGTGCACCGTCTCGCCGCGCGCGACCGGCACGTCTTTGCTGCGCTGATGCTGGCGCACGGCCATGGCGACGGGCTGATCACCGGCGCGACGCGCAAGTCGGCGCATGTGCTCGAGGCGATCAACCACGTCTTCGACGCCGACACGCAGCACGGCGCCGCCGGGGTCACCGCGATCATGCACAAGGGGCGGATCGTGCTGATCTCCGACACGCTGGTGCACGAATGGCCCGAGGAAGAGGACCTCGCCAACATCGCCGAGCGCGCCGCCGGCATCGCCCGGCACCTCGGGCTCGAGCCGCGGGTTGCCTTCGTGTCCTTCTCGACCTTCGGCTACCCGGTGTCGGAGCGCGCCTCGAAGATGCACCGTGCGCCGGTGATCCTCGACCAGCGCGGCGTCGACTTCGAGTATGAGGGCGAGATGACCGTCGACGTGGCGCTGAACCGCAAGGCGCAGGAAAACTACCCATTCCAGCGCCTCACCGGCCCGGCAAACATCCTCGTGGTGCCGGCGCGCCATTCGGCCTCGATCTCGGTGAAGCTGATGCAGGAGATGGGCGGCGCCACGGTGATCGGCCCGATCCTTGCAGGCGTCGACAGCTCGATCCAGATCTGCTCGACGACGATGACCGCCAATGACATCCTGAATATGGCGGTTCTTGCGGCCTGCAAGGTCGGCTGA